CAGGGGCTATGAACGCTCTGGTAAAAACAACTCTTAGACAAAATTACCACATATATGTACTAGTTTAAAGTATGGCAAACTTGTTGGCATCACAATTGAAAGTTTGGACACCATTCTAATTTTGCAGGTTCGAGTATCAGCTGTTCTGACAAATGCTCCCTACATTCTTAATCTTGACTGTGATCACTATGTTAACAACAGCAAAGCTGTTCGTGAAGCTATGTGTTTCATGATGGACCCTTCTGTCGGTAGAGATGTCTGCTATGTCCAGTTCCCACAGAGGTTTGATGGCATTGACCGCAGTGATCGTTATGCCAATAGGAATGTTGTGTTCTTTGATGTAAGTACTAAGACAGTGACTATGTATTACATGTCAGTTATCTTTACCCAATTTATGTATTCATATTTGTCATGTGTAGGTTAACATGAAAGGgcttgatggcatccaagggCCGGTTTATGTGGGTACTGGTTGCTGTTTCTATAGGCAAGCCCTCTATGGTTATGGACCACCATCACTTCCTGCCCTTCCAAAGTCGTCAGTCTGTTcatggtgctgctgctgctgtcctAAGAAAAAGGCTGAAAAAAGTGAGAAGGAAATGCATAGAGACTCTCGACGGGAAGACCTTGAGTCTGCCATTTTCAATCTTCGGGAAATTGACAGTAAGTGCATAAACATGGATGGATAAAAGTTGTTCGAAATCTGAAGAATCTTCTGTTCATACTAACGTGGCTTGTTTTGCAGACTATGATGAGTATGAGCGCTCCATGCTTATCTCCCAGATGAGCTTTGAGAAGTCGTTTGGGCTGTCGTCAGTGTTTATAGAATCAACTCTTATGGAGAATGGAGGTGTTCCTGAGTCCGCAAACCCATCTACATTAATCAAGGAGGCCATTCATGTTATTAGCTGTGGATATGAAGAGAAAACTGAATGGGGAAAGGAGGTGTGAATTCTCCTCTTATCTCTCTGCCTATGTTGAAGTTCATTTCCTCTTAAAATCTCAACGAAGCATGACTTCTTGATTCTGTCCTGTCTCAGATTGGGTGGATCTACGGTTCAGTCACAGAGGATATTCTGACTGGGTTTAAGATGCACTGCCGTGGCTGGCGATCCATCTACTGCATGCCGATAAGACCCGCATTCAAGGGATCAGCGCCAATTAATCTGTCTGATCGTCTCCACCAGGTTCTCCGGTGGGCTCTTGGTTCCGTCGAGATCTTCCTCAGTCGTCACTGCCCGCTCTGGTATGGCTACGGTGGCGGTCGTCTGAAATGGCTCCAGAGGCTGTCCTACATCAACACCATCGTCTACCCGTTCACCTCTCTTCCTCTCGTTGCATACTGTTGCCTGCCCGCCATTTGCCTGCTCACAGGCAAATTCATTATTCCCACGGTAAGATGCCTGCCCCAATACATGTTTTTGGTTCGAGTTCTAATGTTTAGCATTGCTTAGTTACATTATTCATTTGCAATTTTCAATTTCAGCTCTCGAACGCTGCAACCATATGGTTTCTTGGCCTCTTCATCTCCATCATCGTGACGAGCGTCTTGGAGCTGCGGTGGAGTGGCATCGGCATCGAGGACTGGTGGCGTAACGAGCAGTTCTGGGTCATCGGCGGCGTATCCGCGCACCTCTTCGCCGTGTTCCAGGGTATCCTCAAGATGATTGCCGGGCTGGACACCAACTTCACCGTCACGGCCAAGGCGACGGACGACACGGAGTTCGGCGAGCTCTACGTGTTCAAGTGGACGACCGTGCTGATCCCGCCGACCTCCATCCTGGTGCTCAACCTCGTCGGCGTGGTGGCCGGGTTCTCCGACGCGCTCAACAGCGGCTACGAGTCCTGGGGCCCACTCTTCGGCAAGGTGTTCTTCGCCATGTGGGTGATCATGCACCTGTACCCCTTCCTCAAGGGTCTCATGGGTCGCCAGAACCGGACGCCCACCATCGTCGTGCTCTGGTCCGTCCTGCTCGCCTCCGTCTTCTCCCTCCTCTGGGTCAAGATCGACCCGTTCATCGGCAGCTCCGAGACCGTCACCACCAACACCTGCGCCAACTTCGATTGCTGAGCACCACCTGTGCTCCAGGAGCATCCCGTTTGGCGGTGTTTTGCTGGGATTGCAAATGTGTGTATCTGATGTGAAGAAGACGAACGGTGGTTTTCTCGCTCAGGGCTTTGTCCACGACCTGAGAGGTGATGTAGGTTTAGTATTTCGCATCGAAGTGCTCGTTGTCATTGTCTGTGTTATAAAGAAGTTTTGATGTTGAAGACGCTGAAACTATGGGAGGGCACTATTGAATTCGTTTGAATCATACTGgtagaaaaaggaggggatAAGAAAACATGGGGATTTCTTCAGTTTAAACGTGAAATTGGACTGGCGACCAGTTTGTAATTTTATACCATGACCATGCTACCGAATCTTATGCACGGCCTTCTGCAGAAGAGAAGAATATGCACCATTTCCTTGCGAAAAATACTATAGTAAGGCCGTAAAATACTATAGTAAGGCCCTGTctagttcccaatttttttaaaaaaacatcacatcgaatttttggacatctaaatgaaacattaaatatagatgaatcaaaaaactaattgtacagtaatatgagaatttttttgagactaattagtctatgattagccataagtgctacagtaaccaatatgtgttaatgacgacataattaggctcaaaagattcatctcgcggtttataGACGAGCTgcgaaattagtttttttatttgtgaccgaaaactccttccgatatccgatcaaacgttcgatgtgatatttttataaaaaaaaattcccatcTAAACAGCAAGACTGCGGTGAGCCTATAAAATCCTCAGGATTTGCCGCAAGCAAGCTGCCATAATCTTAGCACCAACTTTTGACTAGTACTGCGTCCTTTCATGATAAACAGCACTAATGACCGCTAATTCGAGCACGCTTCCTTGCCTTTGCATCTTGACAACAATCAATACTAGTAGTAAATTAGTAATTTTCATGAACTACTATCTCtagccaacaaaaaaaaggtttttttaaGATGGTGTTTGGATCAGAGATTTTTGTAAGTACCTTGTCACATCgacacatcgaatgtttggacgttaattagtagtattaaatatagactgataataaaactaattgcataaataaagactatttcattagacaattttttaagcctaattaagtcacgattagcaaatgttattgtagcatcacattcgctaatcatggactaattaggctcaatagattcgtctcgcgaaatagtccagagtatgaagtggattttattaatagtctatatttaatacttttaattagtgtctaaacattcgatataatagagacttaaaaaaaagtcatatatCATTCAAACAGGATCTAAGTCTACCTAAACAATATCAGAAACTCTAGATGACGGACTCCAGTCCGTACGGGAGTTGACTCTACACCACGTCATCTGCTCGCTCGCCGGTGCCACACGATGCTCGTCCGCATCGTTTCTTCTGCGTCCCTGCATCTCCACGCTTCATGTTGCTTCGTACTCCGGCGTCAATCTCCGCCACACTGATATTGCTATCatctagaaatatataatatcaattaatattatctagtttataatttatcttatcCCACGACTCAATCCTTCCATCGAAATAttacatatatcaatataagactaaaaaactagagtatcatttatatttttaaactatgaTGCAAgtgttctttattttttttcaatcatcTAGATGTTTAGCCCCACATTatctaattttaatttaataattgtttaatgaaataaagttttacgGTACAAACAAGGGTGGCTATGGGACTAAGGAAGTGGTACAGCTTATCGAAAACCATAGATAGATTATTCTACCTGTCAACAATATGGTGCATGCTGTGACTAGATGATGACCATGTCAAATATGCATCTGTTCGTTACGCGGGCAGGCTTTTCAATATTTTGCTGTCTCGACGTGGCTTACTTGAGTTGGAACCCATGGTGGCTCAGGTAGAAATACCAAAGCGTTCTC
This is a stretch of genomic DNA from Oryza brachyantha chromosome 1, ObraRS2, whole genome shotgun sequence. It encodes these proteins:
- the LOC102712494 gene encoding cellulose synthase A catalytic subunit 4 [UDP-forming] isoform X2 produces the protein MMESAVQPCAACGDDAHAACRACSYALCKACLDEDAAEGRTTCARCGGEYGGPDPAHGQGAVAVEEEEEDNHAPAASGLRERVTIASQLSDHQDEGGHARTMSTHARTISSMSGVGSELNDESGKPIWKNRVESWKEKKKEKKASAKKAAAKAQAPPVEEQIMDEKDLTDAYQPLSHIIPISKNKLTPYRAVIIMRLVVLGLFFHYRITNPVYSAFGLWMTSVICEIWFGFSWILDQFPKWCPINRETYVDRLIARYGDGEDSGLAPVDFFVSTVDPLKEPPLITANTVLSILAVDYPVEKVSCYVSDDGSAMLTFESLAETAEFARKWVPFCKKYSIEPRAPEFYFSQKIDYLKDKIHPSFVKERRAMKRDYEEYKVRINALVAKAQKTPEEGWIMQDGTPWPGNNPRDHPGMIQVFLGETGARDFDGNELPRLVYVSREKRPGYQHHKKAGAMNALVRVSAVLTNAPYILNLDCDHYVNNSKAVREAMCFMMDPSVGRDVCYVQFPQRFDGIDRSDRYANRNVVFFDVNMKGLDGIQGPVYVGTGCCFYRQALYGYGPPSLPALPKSSVCSWCCCCCPKKKAEKSEKEMHRDSRREDLESAIFNLREIDNYDEYERSMLISQMSFEKSFGLSSVFIESTLMENGGVPESANPSTLIKEAIHVISCGYEEKTEWGKEIGWIYGSVTEDILTGFKMHCRGWRSIYCMPIRPAFKGSAPINLSDRLHQVLRWALGSVEIFLSRHCPLWYGYGGGRLKWLQRLSYINTIVYPFTSLPLVAYCCLPAICLLTGKFIIPTLSNAATIWFLGLFISIIVTSVLELRWSGIGIEDWWRNEQFWVIGGVSAHLFAVFQGILKMIAGLDTNFTVTAKATDDTEFGELYVFKWTTVLIPPTSILVLNLVGVVAGFSDALNSGYESWGPLFGKVFFAMWVIMHLYPFLKGLMGRQNRTPTIVVLWSVLLASVFSLLWVKIDPFIGSSETVTTNTCANFDC
- the LOC102712494 gene encoding cellulose synthase A catalytic subunit 4 [UDP-forming] isoform X1; the protein is MMESAVQPCAACGDDAHAACRACSYALCKACLDEDAAEGRTTCARCGGEYGGPDPAHGQGAVAVEEEEEDNHAPAASGLRERVTIASQLSDHQEQDEGGHARTMSTHARTISSMSGVGSELNDESGKPIWKNRVESWKEKKKEKKASAKKAAAKAQAPPVEEQIMDEKDLTDAYQPLSHIIPISKNKLTPYRAVIIMRLVVLGLFFHYRITNPVYSAFGLWMTSVICEIWFGFSWILDQFPKWCPINRETYVDRLIARYGDGEDSGLAPVDFFVSTVDPLKEPPLITANTVLSILAVDYPVEKVSCYVSDDGSAMLTFESLAETAEFARKWVPFCKKYSIEPRAPEFYFSQKIDYLKDKIHPSFVKERRAMKRDYEEYKVRINALVAKAQKTPEEGWIMQDGTPWPGNNPRDHPGMIQVFLGETGARDFDGNELPRLVYVSREKRPGYQHHKKAGAMNALVRVSAVLTNAPYILNLDCDHYVNNSKAVREAMCFMMDPSVGRDVCYVQFPQRFDGIDRSDRYANRNVVFFDVNMKGLDGIQGPVYVGTGCCFYRQALYGYGPPSLPALPKSSVCSWCCCCCPKKKAEKSEKEMHRDSRREDLESAIFNLREIDNYDEYERSMLISQMSFEKSFGLSSVFIESTLMENGGVPESANPSTLIKEAIHVISCGYEEKTEWGKEIGWIYGSVTEDILTGFKMHCRGWRSIYCMPIRPAFKGSAPINLSDRLHQVLRWALGSVEIFLSRHCPLWYGYGGGRLKWLQRLSYINTIVYPFTSLPLVAYCCLPAICLLTGKFIIPTLSNAATIWFLGLFISIIVTSVLELRWSGIGIEDWWRNEQFWVIGGVSAHLFAVFQGILKMIAGLDTNFTVTAKATDDTEFGELYVFKWTTVLIPPTSILVLNLVGVVAGFSDALNSGYESWGPLFGKVFFAMWVIMHLYPFLKGLMGRQNRTPTIVVLWSVLLASVFSLLWVKIDPFIGSSETVTTNTCANFDC